In Lachnospiraceae bacterium, one DNA window encodes the following:
- a CDS encoding DUF6219 family protein, which translates to MKAHEYWSVGALITMLGTFYSGYKGSKSSHKYFAASSLLCMIMAIYTGHKMISKNKKTKKEPISLGNEE; encoded by the coding sequence ATGAAAGCTCATGAATATTGGTCTGTCGGAGCATTGATAACGATGCTAGGAACTTTTTATAGCGGATATAAAGGTTCAAAATCAAGCCATAAATATTTTGCGGCAAGTTCTTTGCTTTGTATGATTATGGCTATTTACACAGGTCATAAGATGATATCTAAAAACAAGAAAACAAAGAAAGAACCAATATCATTAGGAAATGAAGAATAA
- a CDS encoding flavodoxin family protein gives MKIVIINGSARKGNTLTAINAFIKGASEKNEIEIIEPDKLNIAPCKGCGVCQCSKGCVDKDDTNPTIDKIAAADMILFATPVYWWGMSAQLKLIIDKCYCRGLQLKNKKVGTIVVGGSPVDSIQYELIDKQFDCMAKYLSWDMLFKKSYYATARDELEKNKDSMNELEGIGKNL, from the coding sequence ATGAAAATTGTAATCATTAATGGAAGTGCCAGAAAAGGAAACACGCTGACAGCAATCAATGCATTTATAAAAGGAGCATCAGAAAAGAATGAAATTGAAATCATTGAACCTGACAAACTCAACATTGCACCATGCAAGGGATGTGGTGTCTGTCAATGCTCTAAGGGATGCGTCGATAAGGATGATACAAATCCTACAATTGATAAAATTGCTGCCGCAGATATGATTCTTTTTGCTACACCAGTTTATTGGTGGGGAATGTCAGCACAATTGAAACTTATCATTGATAAGTGCTACTGCCGTGGATTGCAGTTAAAAAATAAAAAAGTTGGCACGATTGTTGTAGGCGGTTCTCCCGTAGACAGTATCCAGTATGAGCTGATTGATAAGCAGTTTGACTGTATGGCAAAATATCTTTCATGGGATATGCTTTTCAAAAAATCATATTATGCAACAGCCAGAGATGAACTTGAAAAAAACAAGGATTCCATGAACGAACTTGAGGGGATCGGAAAAAATTTATAA